The Nicotiana tomentosiformis chromosome 2, ASM39032v3, whole genome shotgun sequence genome includes the window AGTGTGGTTAACTTGTTATACTCTCAGAGATACAGCCAACATGAGCTATTCACTCGGACATTTCTTATGAGTGTCAAAAAGAAGAATTTCTGTTGAAAATATTCGATTGAGATGCTTTGTTTTCTTCGCTCAAAAATTTTAGACTTGAACAAACTTGACATTTGACCGCCAAAGCTCTATATAGCATCGTAGTTTGCAACTCATTGCAGAACCTACATCCCCTACCCTGTCTGGTTTTTGTTTCCTCCTTAATCATAGTGGCTTGGGGCTTAGTACCTATTGTTTAACTTTTATCAGGCATTTTTATGCATTCTAGTTGGGCAGTCATGGCTTAACTAATGTGCGTCCTGAATAGAGAGTCTTAATTCTACTGTGGATTGAAAATATAGGAAGGCTTTGTCTGATTTCTTTGAATTATATTCTGTGATGCATTCAACAGATATCCTTCAACCTACCTTAGTTTCATACTCAACCATAACATTCTTTGCTTTTAGTGGTGAGCCTAGTGACTGTCTTTCAGTCATAATTTATGTTTACTTCTAACTCAGGTGAACATTCTTGTGGATAACTTGGATGTAGAAAATGTGAACACTGTGAACCTAAAAGCTGCAACTTCTGCCGCTCTTCTCCTTTTGCCATCAAAATTTACAGAGGTTCGTCTCTTTATTCATTTCTTGTCAATTAGTACAGGCACATAACACATGCCACTTGGAATTTGGTGTTTATGCAGGAAGATTTATATGCCAAAATCTGTAGCCTCTCATATATGGGTGACTTGCGTATGCTTTTTGCAGAGGATAAAAATAAGGTAGAGTTGAGACTTGAGTGGAGCCTAAGTTTTAGATTTTTGTGGCCCTAACTGTACCACATGAAAGCATCACTTTACGTGTAAGTTCTAGATGTAAATGGGTAGTTTCTCAATTTTATAGTTGATATTACTTCCAGCAgatcaacaaaatcaattaatttataTTGAAAATGTGTATGGTATCTTATCTACAGGGTACCCGGTTTGGACTAGAATTCCAATCCCAACTTTTAGCATAGTATAACATAGTGCATATGCTATTTTCATGCCGCTCTAAGTGATTGAACTGATTCTTCCATTCTTTGGACATGAATTTCTTCGCTGCATATTGATCCAGGTCAACAAAATTATACAAGGACAATatcatttatttgagaaaatGTATAAGTCATCTCTGGAAGAATATGCGGCTAAGAACTTGTTGCGATTTTCATCAGCTGGTGATAAGCAAGTACACATATTTCAGGTCTCTCTCCTTCTAAAGCTTTATCTCTTGTTGCTTCCTTGTCATGGTTAATTCTGCTGAATGATGCTGATAAATCTTTTGTAATCTATATGTGTCTTAATATGTGCACTTATCAATATCTGCGATAAAACACGTTTCTACTGAAGCATAAAAAATCAGTATTGTGTCAATGGATAATCAAGAATATACAGCATGAGTCATGCTGACAGGATCCCTATATTGTTGCCCATTATTTTCCATTTTAATACTAATTTTCTGGCCTTGAATGGTAACTTCTGTGGTCAAAGATGTTAGTCTTTCTATTCTACTCGTTTTTCAAATAGCTGCAAAGTCATTTGCTTGCATGACTTGTCAATTAGAGCTTTGGACGTCACTAGTTTCCTTGCATGAAAATTAGTTTGTACTTTTACATGATTGTAACTTGTGCACTTTTCTGGTTGTAGAGTCATTCTCGATCCTTGAGTGTTTTCTTGACTTTTTCATATTGCTTTTAGAATACATCTGTATGAGATTCTTTTACTACATTAGCGCGTTTTTCTTTCTGATGGATCTGAGGAGACTGATTTTGGTTACACCTCTGTCGAGAATATTTGAATTGGAAAATCAAGATCAAATCAATCTCAAAGATTGACATGTTTTAGTGTATCGAAATCAGGATTGTGGCTTATGTGCTGCTTCCACCTTAGTTTCTTCTCTTCCTCCATCAATCAGAAGTGAGATGGGCATGAAACTTGGAGAAAAGAGGATTCTCGATGACTCTGGTACGTACTTCAAATGCAAAAAAGAGTGGATTTCTGGAAAggaaataatcttaaaatattgCCTGTTCTTTCAGATTTATTTCTCGTTAGTAGTTCCTGTTGAATTGCATCTACTGCCACATTAGTGAAGGAACACTTTTGTTTAGTTACTTTCCATTTGTAACTCTCACGCGTGGATCCTTTTCTTGGGTCAAGTacgcaaaaatattttttgttaatGGGTGATGGTGAGACTCTAGATATCTCTGTCTATCCTAATAGCATGTTGAATCGTGTGTTTGTCTAATCTAAAAGTTTGAACTTCTAAAAAAAGATACTTCTATGTAATTATTTTAGTTCTTATTATAAGCTTTTATAATGTTCCCTCCTCAGCTAAAGTAGATCATTTCATTTATGCCATATTGTCTTGTAGGTAGAGTTAGGCAACACGTAGTGATTGGTTCAAAAGAACAGGCTGCTGAGTGCATGAAGAGGCTTGTTAGACGTAAGGTTATGGTTTCTAGTACGAGGCAGGCAGTTGCAGGTTTATTGACTGCTGGTGCTGTTCATGGAGTCAGATATGTTGCAAACAAGATGCGGAAGGCTTGGAAATCTTGGGGGTAATGTGTTAACCTTGCATCTTGTTTTTGGATGAGATCACTGCATGTTAACTGCTTCAGACATGGGGATATATCCACAATTTGTTACAACGGTTGCCAGGCGCCTCAACCATAGTGTTCAGTAGCATGGATAGATTTTGCCAACTCTCCAGCTGCTTTTCAAAACCATCGAATGGAATAATAGAGAGGGAATAGAACCAAACAACCTATTGAAAATGCATTCACTTGTTGTATC containing:
- the LOC104109635 gene encoding uncharacterized protein isoform X2, coding for MIDYIIGVADPKQWHSENLKLNKDHYASWLVHLGGARMITDIANDIGVGVHFNPFVSCNNKMFKYGVVRMHDLIQDILGWERFYLSGRLQKPVNILVDNLDVENVNTVNLKAATSAALLLLPSKFTEEDLYAKICSLSYMGDLRMLFAEDKNKVNKIIQGQYHLFEKMYKSSLEEYAAKNLLRFSSAGDKQVHIFQDCGLCAASTLVSSLPPSIRSEMGMKLGEKRILDDSGRVRQHVVIGSKEQAAECMKRLVRRKVMVSSTRQAVAGLLTAGAVHGVRYVANKMRKAWKSWG
- the LOC104109635 gene encoding uncharacterized protein isoform X1; this encodes MVADDKAELGSLLEILPPVEFCCIYGSKLHPNNKDETSMIDYIIGVADPKQWHSENLKLNKDHYASWLVHLGGARMITDIANDIGVGVHFNPFVSCNNKMFKYGVVRMHDLIQDILGWERFYLSGRLQKPVNILVDNLDVENVNTVNLKAATSAALLLLPSKFTEEDLYAKICSLSYMGDLRMLFAEDKNKVNKIIQGQYHLFEKMYKSSLEEYAAKNLLRFSSAGDKQVHIFQDCGLCAASTLVSSLPPSIRSEMGMKLGEKRILDDSGRVRQHVVIGSKEQAAECMKRLVRRKVMVSSTRQAVAGLLTAGAVHGVRYVANKMRKAWKSWG